A stretch of DNA from Desulfosarcina ovata subsp. ovata:
CGGACCTCTTTGACCAGGCGATCCAACCCCGGTGCCGCCGAAAGGCTCAGACAGGGCGGAATATGGGTTTCACTCATTTGAATCGCGTCACCCTGCCGTTCCAGGCGTGTAAGGGGAATCAGCTCATAGTCGCTCAGCTGATCTTTTTCCGTTTCCCAGAAGAATTTAAGCACCAGCATCAAATGCTGGATCTGGGCATTGGGACCGCTTCCGTGAAGGTCTCTGATCTCGTCAACACTCTCGGTGGCGACAAAGCGGGTGGTTACGTTTTCGAGCTTGTTGAGATCGTCAACCACAGTGACATTCGCTCCGGCCGGGTTGAATTTCTTCAGACCGAGATAGATCATGAAAGGTTTGCCGCCATCCTGCCAGGCATTTTCAAAAGAACGCGACTGGATGACGGCATTGTCCGGCAGTACGGCATAGGTCATATCCTGAAAAAGGAATTCGCCACTGTTCAGGCCAATGGAGCGGTTCCCCAGGGATGCGGATTTGACCGCCATCCTGCCAACCCCCCAGAAATGGGGAACGAGTTTGCGATGCAGCGGTTCGAGCAGAGAGCGGGTAAATCGATCCTGAAGCTGAAAATGCTGGGGCTGCAGGAAGAGGCCCTGGTGCCAGTAAAGGGCTCTTTCCATGGGTTCTACTCCTCTTTTGGTGTTGACGTGGAGATCGTGGTGATCTGCTGGGGCCCCAGGAGCAGATCAATCGCCAGTTTTGCCGGCTTGCGGGTCTCCGTTTTACTTAGGAATCCTTTTTTTTCTATGTATTCGGGCACTTCAACCATTTTCACCATACGCTCGGTTTCCAGTATATAATAACCGGCCACCAGAGCCACATAACGTGCACCCTCGGCCCGGTCCAGGGGCACGGTGATCTCCTGGCCCGGTTGGACAATCATCCGCTTCGATGCCGCGGCACCGTCCCCAAACAGCTTGCACTCAAGCAGCTTATAAAGACCGTCCTGATCATTGGCCAACTGGTTGAACGTATTGGGATCGGAAAGCTGATAGGCGCATAAAAGCAAGGTGTGGGCCTCACCATCGTCCAGATTGAGATTGGGGTCAGCCTTGATATGCATCTGAATGGCGTCTCTTTCGTAGGTCCACTGGGGCGGCGGCAGCTGCTTGGCCGCACAACCGATAAGCAAAAAAAGCATCCCGATGCTCAGTATGGTCAGTAATCGTTTCAAATCGGCCTCCTTATTTGGCGAATTTGGTTTGGCAGTTTTTTTCAAACTCACGTAAAAAATCCTCCATGAAGCGACCCGAGCTGAACCACTTCTGGATTTTTTGGTAGCGATGTTCGTATATCTCGTACATTTCCGCTTTTTTCATCGGCCCGAATTTCAATCCCCTGCCCACCTCTGTGGCCACCTGCTCCGGATCAAGGACGCTGAGAATCTGTTTGACCTTGGCGTAAGCGGCTTCTTTGAATGACTGCTGAGAAGTCAGAAAGGCACTGCTGATCTGCCCCAGGTAGGTTTCCAGTGAGTTGCCCTGCCCTTCGCCCTCCAGCCGGTAACCGATGACCTGTCGGATGGTCTCCTCCGGCGACCCCTCACCGGTAAAACTCATGTTGATCACACTGATCAGCTGATTGAGGGTATTGAAGATGGTGTTGAGTGACTCGGCCAGCTTTTCCAGCAATTCGCTGGAGGAGAGATCATCCATTGAAACCTTGCGGCCAAGAAGCAACGAGCAGACCTGGGTCAATACCGCATCCTCCGCCGGCCCGCTGGCAGGTGACCGCAAAGACGCATCCATCCGCGCCACTATCGCTTTCAGCGCATGGATACGCGACTTCTCATCCAGCGCTGCCATCTGCCCGCTCAGGTATGACTCGACAGCCTCCACTGAAATATCGCCGGCATGGCCAAAGTTCATATCAAGACCGGCTGCGATGTTTTCGATCAAGGCGGCGTCGGTCATCGATTTTCTCACTCCTTTCTCACATCAGAACGGATGATGATCGTCTGCTCCATGATGGTATCGTCATCCTCTGAATCTTCTGAAGCGTTTTTCTCAGGAAAATGAAGATTGTTGTCCGGAACCGGTTGAGTATTCGGATCGGTATAGACCGGTGACGACGGGAGAGGACTGTTTTTATCAGGCGCCGCGCCGACGCCGTTAAAACCCGGTGAACGCGGCGTTTCGATCAGTGTCTCCAGGAGATCATCCTCATCCGTCGCCGGGCCGACCGGCCCGCTGCCGGGTGCGGCAGGCCCCTGCGGAGCAGCCGATGACATCCCACGGTCTGGGCGGATCACAACGGTGGCCTGCAGTTCATCCGTCTGCGGGCCCGAGTTGGCCGGGTTCTCCGGGGCGGCGGGGACAGATTGTGTCGACGACTCAGCCTGAGGGTGACCGGCCCCCTGAACGAGGGTCGCCGCCAGATCATCATCGGCTGCCGGCGCCTCCGGGTCGGGCGATTGGAAATTTGCCGGGTTGAGAACAAGGGTGGCCTCCAGGCCATCGTCACCGCCTGGCGGGGGTGGCGGTTTGGGACGGCTCGATTCCTGCAGCAAGGTGGCCTCAAGATCGTCCTCTTCCGCTGGTGGGGATGGCGCTGGGACGGAGAGCACAACCGTCTGTTCCATATCCGCCGCGGGCGGTGGCGTCGGCGTGTCACCACCCGTTGGTACCTGGAGAATCACCGTTGCTTCGCTGTCCGGATCGAAAGGGGGCGCCGGTCGGTCGGCATCGGCAACATCGGCCGGCCCTGACGCCACTGGCGGTACTGTGTCCCTCGGCGAGAAGACCACGGTCTCCTCCAGTTCACTGTCCCAATCCTCGGCCGCCGTCGGGACGCGGGTCGCGTCCTCATCACTCCGGATGTCTTCCCTATCCGGCCCTTCAGCGGTTTTTCCCCACTCTGGCGGTTCAGCGGCGGCAGATGAAACGACAACGGTCTCCTCGTCCATGGGCGGGGCAGCCGAGACCTGCACGGGTACGGCCGGCGCCTGGTCAACGGCTGCCGTCTGCTGCCACTTTTCAAGAATCCCTTTCAGCACGCTGCGCAGTCGGTTGGCAGACGGGGGTGGCACCGGCACCTCGGACGGGACTGAGGAAGCGGAGAACATCTCACCCTTTACCGCCTCCCGAAGGGTGTCGAGCCGGGTCATGAATTCGGCCGGATCAAGGGGCACACCGCTTTTCAGGCCGGCATGCACCAGTTGGCAGCCAAGGCGCAACGCCTGCCGCCAATGAGCGTGCCAGGTTTCAGGCATGGGGCTGTGGTCCGGCGTCCAGAAAATCTGGCCGGCCGACCAGGTATCGCCGGGGTCCATATGATCGATGGCCAATGTGTCCATATCCTGATCCCGGGTCAATGGTCCAACCCGTTCACCCACCCGTGCAAAAACCGCATTGGCGGTTTGGCAGGAATTGACCAGCAGGGTGTGAAACCAGAGCGCACCCAGGAAATGGAATTGCGGCGACTCGGGCACCAACGGGGCAAACGGCGCCGTCTGGGCGATACCGACGGCATCCAGAATACGAACGCTGAAATTCCATAAATCAGGCAGGCCGGTACCGCTGGGCACGATATCCACCCCGATCCCGTCAAGCCTGGGCGCTATTTGCGAAAGGGCCGCGCCATGGGAATCGGTCAGGAACGACCGGCATACCTGAAAGAGAAAGGCGAGTTTCAGATAGAGAATTTCCAGAAACTGACGATCCTGGCCATGGAAGAACAGCCGGCCCCGCTGACCTGTCGGATCAGTGGCCTGGCCGGAGAGTGGAACGGCGGATGGATCGCCGGCAATCATGCGCACAAATTCGTCGGCCCGGCAACTCGGCGCCGGGAAAATCAGCAGATGGAACGGGTAAAAGGCGAACGGCCGAATATACCTGGCGGCTCCTTCCGGATCCCCGCCACACACCTCGGCATGGGAACACGCCCCACAGGGCAGGCCACTTCTCTCAGGCCCGGCCGCCAGCAACTGCTGCCACCGGGCGATCAGGCCACGACAATCATGGACATACTCCGGCATCCCCGGCTTTTTGCGGTAACAGAATAAGGCCGGTGCCACAGCCTTCTGGAAACACAACGGACAATAAAGAAATCGCTCAAGGGATCCCGCATAGGTTCCCAGTCCCTGCCGGGCCAGTAGCGCATCATCCCGGCAAAGAACGAGTTCCCGACCGCATTGGGGGCAGACCGGGTGAAACCATGCGCGTTGATGCTGACAATAAAACAGGGATTGAAATGGCAGGTGCTGGCCATTTTCACCGATCGGTGCCTTCAAACGGATCGGTGCCCCGGTCCCTTCCGGCATGCGGGCATAATGGGCAATCGTGCGCTGCCAGGCGGCCTCGACCGTCAGGTTGGTCTGCGGCGCCAAAAGTGAGTCCGGCGCATCATAGACGTCCCGCTGAACCAGAAGCTGCAGGGGCTGAAAAAGATCCCCCGCATCGGTTCGGATATCGGCCCGGAGAGTTTTGGAATACGGACCCGACCGCGAAGCCGCCGGAATGGTTCGCCCCGTATCGCCCGTTTCGACATCCAGCGAAAAAACAAACCCGCTGTTGTCCGCGGTAAGGTAGTTAATTAATGAGCACGTGGACCGCAATTCGTCACACTCCGTTCCCGATCATATGTTTATCTCCCCTTGTCGTGACGATACAGACACCGGCACCGGAGAAATGCCTGTCAGTTAATGGAAGCCCCTGGCCGTGGATCGGCCGGGGAGGTCAGGACACAAAACGGTTCCCGCTCGGGAAAGTGGTTTGAAGGTTGGCCATTCAAATTCTGATTGCGAATTTTGTCTTTATATTTAAGATATTATAAATTATTCAAAAACAAGGCGGTTGTCAAGGTGGATTTCGTACAGAAAAGATCTTGCCACACGGCGGCAAACCCTTTAGGAATCGCAGACTGAGCATTTCCAAAATGCTCACCCGCAAAATAGCCGGAGCGGCGCCACGAGCGTGCCGGACAAGCACGCGGCCCAATGGATTTTTCGTGTACCAGCAAGCCGGCCATTTATGCATACCGACAGGCATGCCAATGGAGGAAACGTATTGAATACCGTGGGTTGGGTGATTCTCTTTTTCATCGTGGCGGATTATTGGGTTCATCTTCTGGCTGACGGGCTTAACCTGAAGGCCATGACCGACACCATCCCCCCCGCTTTTGAAACCATTTACGATCCCGGCAACTATCGCCAATCCCAGGATTACCTGCGCACCCAGACCCGCTTCGGCCGCACAGTTGCCACCGCCGATCTCATGGTGTTACTGGTATTCTGGCTTGGCGGCGGATTTGCCATGCTGGACGGCTGGACGCAGGGACTCGGATGGGGTCCGCTGGCAACCGGTCTGGTCTATATCGGCGCCGTGGTAGGAATGAAAACCCTATTTGACCAACCCTTCAGCATTTATGCCACCTTCGTCATCGAAGAGCGATTCGGGTTCAATCGGTCCACCCCCGCCACCTGGATAAAAGACCGCCTCAAGGGGCTCGGACTCGCCATCGCGCTTGGTGGCCCCCTTCTGCTCGGTATCCTGGCCTTTTTTCAATACGCCGGAGACACCGCCTGGCTGTGGTGTTGGCTGCTGGTGACCCTGTTTGGCCTGGCGGTCCAGTTTGTCGCGCCGGCCTGGATCATGCCGCTGTTCAACCGCTTTGAACCGCTGGAGGAGGGGCCGCTGAAATCATCGATCATGGACTATGCCCGTTCCATCGGATTCTCCCTGGACAATGTCCAGGTCATGGACGGTTCCAGACGCTCCGCCAAATCCAACGCATTTTTCACCGGCTTTGGCCGCCACCGCCGCATCGTGCTCTTCGACACCCTGATTGACAGCCATACCACCGATGAACTGGTGGCGGTGCTGGCCCATGAAATGGGCCACTGCAAACTGCGCCACATTTTGAAAATGATGACGGCGGGGATCCTGCAGACCGGCGTGCTGCTCTATCTGATGTCCCTGGTCATTGGATCGCCGCAGCTGTCTGCCGCTTTTTATGTGCCTGAACCGGCCACTCATAGCGGGCTGATCTTCTTTGGTCTGCTATACGCACCGGTGGATTTTCTGCTGGGTCTGGCGAGCCAGTCCATTTCCCGCCGGCACGAGTATGCCGCCGACCGCTTTGCCGCCACCACCACCGGACACCCCCGGTCCCTGATCGATGCATTGAAGAAACTCAGCGTTCACAACCTGTCGAACCTCTCCCCGCATCCATGGTATGTCTTCCTGAATTATTCCCACCCGCCGGTACTGGCACGCATCGCGGCCCTGGAGGAAATCGGTAACGCTTGACAGATTACCGGCGATTTATACAGAACCGCAAAAACAAAAAACACGATACCAAACCGGCATCGCGTTTTTATTAATTGGAATGTGAAAGGTCTATTTCAGGTCCCGGATCAGCATGGTCGATGGATCGAGCAGCTGGTGCCCGGTCTGTTCATCCCCCGGCCCGCCCTTGAGGCAGCAGATATGGATCTTTTTCCCCTCCGGCTGAAGCTGAATCACCGTGTCGAAAAGATCGGCCACCGATTCCAGCTGGACCGGCAGGCCGTCGGCACCCGGCGCTTCGTGGCGGTGGGTGGTGACGGTAAACCACAGGTGCAGGCGATGCTTTTCGGAAAATTCCTTCATCCCTTCCAGCGGGGTTCGCAAACGATCATCAAAGGGCAGGCCATCGATAATGACCATGTGCGGATTGAAAATCTGCTGTTCGGTGAGGTCCTTGACCCGCTCTTCCAGTTTGGGCACGCTGAAGCCTTCCACCTTGAAAGTCATGATAAAGCGATTCATCTGAATGGATTCCCACAACTCCTTGATCTGGCGTACATGGTACTGATGGGCCAGGCTGTTGAGAACCTCCTGATACCACAGGTTCACCTTTTCAACCGGGTCGTTCAGGCTGACATGCAGGACATTTTTCTGTTGCAGCATGGTATTGAGGGCCACCTGAACAATCAGCGCAGTTTTGCCCACACCGGCGCGGGCGAACACGGCACCGAAGCCCCCTTCCGGCACGATTGATTCATTTTCGCGCCCCATCAACCGCAACGGGTTTCTGAGGATCAGGTCGTTTTTCAGCATCTTCAGATTCCTCTCTCTTAACTGGATAATCCTGGCCCTGTTGGAATGCCGGGAAAAATCGATGATCGCTCTTTCGACCGGCAGTTCAACAACGGAGGCACCCATGGATCGATTGGTTTGATGATGTGCAGCAAGACACATGGTCTGATCAGGCAACGTTCTTTTTCTCTTCCTGACGTTTCTTGGCAATCTCCTCGGAAATGCTCTGGGGGACCTGCCGGTAGGTGGCAAACTCCATGGTAAACTGGGCCTTTCCCTGGGTCAGGGAGCGCAGGACGGTCGAGTAGCCGAACATCTCGGAAAGAGGAACCTGGGACTCGATGACGCACATGGGCCCCTCTTCCTGGGATCCCACGATCATTCCACGACGCTGGTTCAGGGAGCCCATTACCGGGCCCTGGTATTCGGTGGGCGTCTCCACGGCCA
This window harbors:
- the tssJ gene encoding type VI secretion system lipoprotein TssJ, with product MKRLLTILSIGMLFLLIGCAAKQLPPPQWTYERDAIQMHIKADPNLNLDDGEAHTLLLCAYQLSDPNTFNQLANDQDGLYKLLECKLFGDGAAASKRMIVQPGQEITVPLDRAEGARYVALVAGYYILETERMVKMVEVPEYIEKKGFLSKTETRKPAKLAIDLLLGPQQITTISTSTPKEE
- a CDS encoding AAA family ATPase: MLKNDLILRNPLRLMGRENESIVPEGGFGAVFARAGVGKTALIVQVALNTMLQQKNVLHVSLNDPVEKVNLWYQEVLNSLAHQYHVRQIKELWESIQMNRFIMTFKVEGFSVPKLEERVKDLTEQQIFNPHMVIIDGLPFDDRLRTPLEGMKEFSEKHRLHLWFTVTTHRHEAPGADGLPVQLESVADLFDTVIQLQPEGKKIHICCLKGGPGDEQTGHQLLDPSTMLIRDLK
- a CDS encoding M48 family metallopeptidase, producing the protein MGWVILFFIVADYWVHLLADGLNLKAMTDTIPPAFETIYDPGNYRQSQDYLRTQTRFGRTVATADLMVLLVFWLGGGFAMLDGWTQGLGWGPLATGLVYIGAVVGMKTLFDQPFSIYATFVIEERFGFNRSTPATWIKDRLKGLGLAIALGGPLLLGILAFFQYAGDTAWLWCWLLVTLFGLAVQFVAPAWIMPLFNRFEPLEEGPLKSSIMDYARSIGFSLDNVQVMDGSRRSAKSNAFFTGFGRHRRIVLFDTLIDSHTTDELVAVLAHEMGHCKLRHILKMMTAGILQTGVLLYLMSLVIGSPQLSAAFYVPEPATHSGLIFFGLLYAPVDFLLGLASQSISRRHEYAADRFAATTTGHPRSLIDALKKLSVHNLSNLSPHPWYVFLNYSHPPVLARIAALEEIGNA